Proteins co-encoded in one Oreochromis aureus strain Israel breed Guangdong linkage group 3, ZZ_aureus, whole genome shotgun sequence genomic window:
- the LOC116329880 gene encoding uncharacterized protein LOC116329880 gives MDDHADVAMENKTEVPASDAPSSPDKEQAKPAARQSHRRTLGRRGQRAKRRGLIEKKRGQKSKRRGQEDKKEGVTVKRTWSGGKRRWDKKHYCVFCRRPQVKIARHLLRKHADEQEVLAASTLPTGSKERHLLLEHLRCRGNYLHNIEVIRQGTGEIVPWRQPSEDVDARNYLPCPLCLGFFLRADLWKHQVSCRKKLAINPSKAEANADPANDATSGSTSKLPCDVTREDMPEDSLGETAETGTKQLMTSDPGVDQNTTSDPAVNRARKRTRVQAAASRLLPISSGASESCSEILHRMNQDNVSYEVKSDWLICKYGNKLMGNQDSGQRRYDYVSQKLRELGRLLLAAKSLDSGIQSLQDLLAPGRLSLALSAARKAAGNRWSRPPLAVKTTLKTVCEIAIGESLQDGDWEAAAKTTDFYHMLGREWDNLGLQNPDPAATDGGTKPKKRPVQIRLDKDLRQEVLSKCSNKPVTSAIPPEARMQTSVSVPVAPRKVRRRPWSSAEKEAIWRQLGVHVLVQSVPGKEVCQRCLDLEPVLRGRHWKDIKNQVHNQIQSQKKQQFHAQMELEKNQDHQDQLQNQKKPEQQQYQAPVDEQGKDHRLNQKKPPYQSQMDQHDPDISRNQKRSQYHINIHHQAQDSIQNQKKQQEHTQLDHQDYLHNHKKQLCTPRVDHQDHSQVHKKQLYQMDQQAQPLQTLDQETSLLTIAPYRPDGSNRAPGHLLLEREHNITTYPVLHRPPGPHMDQLLPRIDWAEDAPAQNYPISRPLGRNLLQDVPPGGPPSDPQSGHVHF, from the exons ATGGACGACCATGCTGACGTTGCCATGGAGAACAAGACAGAGGTCCCGGCCTCTGACGCACCGTCCTCTCCTGACAAAGAGCAGGCAAAGCCCGCTGCGCGTCAGTCACACCGCCGCACATTAGGGAGGAGGGGCCAGAGAGCAAAGAGGCGGGGTCTTATAGAGAAGAAGCGGGGTCAGAAATCGAAGAGGCGGGGCCAGGAGGACAAGAAGGAGGGCGTGACGGTGAAGAGGACGTGGAGCGGCGGGAAGCGCCGTTGGGACAAGAAGCATTACTGCGTGTTCTGCCGACGGCCACAGGTGAAGATCGCACGCCACCTGCTGAGGAAGCATGCCGACGAACAGGAAGTACTGGCTGCCAGCACCCTGCCGACAGGCTCCAAAGAACGCCACCTGCTGCTGGAGCACCTGCGCTGCCGAGGCAACTATCTACACAACATCGAG GTGATCCGGCAGGGCACTGGTGAGATTGTGCCATGGCGTCAGCCCTCTGAGGATGTGGATGCGAGGAACTACCTGCCATGCCCATTGTGTCTTGGATTTTTCCTTCGTGCTGACCTGTGGAAGCATCAGGTGTCGTGTCGCAAGAAGCTCGCTATTAACCCGTCCAAAGCCGAAGCGAACGCTGACCCCGCCAACGACGCCACCTCTGGTTCCACAAGTAAGTTGCCTTGtgatgtcaccagagaggacaTGCCTGAGGATTCCCTTGGTGAGACTGCAGAGACCGGGACCAAACAGCTTATGACCTCTGACCCAGGTGTTGATCAAAACACGACCTCTGACCCCGCTGTGAACCGAGCCAGGAAACGGACCAGAGTGCAGGCAGCAGCGTCGCGGCTCCTGCCCATCTCCAGTGGAGCGTCTGAGAGCTGCAGTGAAATCCTGCATCGCATGAACCAAGATAATGTGTCTTACGAG GTGAAGTCTGATTGGCTGATCTGTAAGTATGGCAACAAGCTGATGGGGAACCAGGATAGTGGTCAGAGGAGGTACGACTACGTAAGCCAAAAGCTCCGGGAACTTGGCAGGTTGCTCCTGGCCGCTAAATCCCTTGACTCCGGCATCCAGAGCCTGCAGGACCTGCTGGCCCCAGGCCGCCTTAGCCTGGCGCTGTCCGCAGCCAGGAAGGCAGCGGGAAACAGGTGGAGCCGCCCTCCACTGGCGGTGAAAACAACACTAAAGACAGTCTGTGAGATTGCTATTGGAGAGAGCCTGCAGGATGGAGACTGGGAGGCTGCCGCCAAGACCACCGACTTCTACCACATGCTGGGCCGGGAGTGGGACAACCTGGGGCTGCAGAACCCAGATCCAG CTGCTACAGATGGAGGAACTAAACCAAAGAAACGACCTGTCCAGATAAGACTGGACAAGGACCTCAGACAAGAAG TTCTGTCAAAGTGTTCTAACAAACCAGTGACCTCTGCGATTCCACCTGAAGCCAGAATGCAGACATCTGTCTCAG TCCCTGTGGCTCCCAGGAAGGTCCGACGGCGGCCCTGGTCCTCTGCAGAGAAGGAGGCCATCTGGAGGCAGTTAGGAGTCCATGTTCTGGTCCAGTCCGTACCAGGTAAGGAGGTCTGTCAGCGCTGTCTGGACTTGGAACCTGTCCTCAGGGGGCGGCACTGGAAGGACATCAAGAACCAGGTCCACAACCAAATCCAGAGCCAAAAGAAGCAGCAGTTCCACGCTCAGATGGAACTCGAGAAGAACCAGGATCACCAAGACCAGCTCCAGAACCAGAAAAAGCCAGAGCAGCAGCAGTACCAGGCTCCAGTCGATGAACAGGGAAAGGACCACCGTCTGAACCAGAAGAAACCACCATACCAGTCCCAGATGGACCAGCATGATCCGGATATTTCTCGGAATCAGAAGAGATCACAATACCACATCAACATACACCACCAGGCCCAGGATAGCATCCAGAACCAGAAGAAACAACAGGAGCACACCCAGCTGGATCACCAGGACTATCTACACAACCACAAGAAGCAGCTGTGTACCCCTAGAGTGGACCACCAGGACCACAGCCAGGTCCATAAGAAGCAGCTGTATCAGATGGACCAGCAGGCCCAGCCTCTGCAGACCCTGGACCAGGAAACATCTCTTCTAACCATCGCACCCTACAGACCTGATGGGTCAAATCGAGCCCCTGGACATTTGCTGCTTGAGCGGGAGCACAACATTACAACCTACCCAGTTCTGCACAGACCACCAGGACCTCACATGGACCAGCTGCTGCCCAGAATAGACTGGGCCGAGGATGCTCCAGCCCAGAACTATCCTATCAGCAGGCCACTGGGCAGGAACCTGCTACAGGATGTGCCCCCAGGAGGACCACCCTCTGACCCACAGTCGGGACATGTACACTTCTGA